In the Streptomyces sp. cg36 genome, one interval contains:
- a CDS encoding cyclase family protein, with product MSRIVDLTSPLDPRDLDLLPPDMSELALVVAPRIDYHPHDVWGRAFMVASFGCDPDDLPGREGPAGEVMHEISTHCGTHVDAPLHSGRLCEGRPSRTISDFTLDELYRPGMVLDVRPWAEPGAAIAVKALERAVEATGREIEPGDAVLIRTGQERYALGQPEYFAYPGMSGEGTRYLTGRGATVLGTDAIGWDRPIPAMRRAFEETGDPAHIWDGHYAIQGKEALIVQQLVNLAALPPTGFMVGFFPLKLTGTSAAPARAVAFVAE from the coding sequence ATGAGCCGCATCGTCGACCTGACCTCCCCCCTGGACCCCCGCGACCTCGACCTCCTGCCGCCCGACATGTCCGAGCTGGCGCTGGTGGTGGCGCCGCGCATCGACTACCACCCGCACGACGTCTGGGGGCGCGCGTTCATGGTCGCGTCCTTCGGCTGCGACCCCGACGACCTGCCCGGCCGCGAGGGACCGGCGGGCGAGGTCATGCACGAGATCAGCACCCACTGCGGTACGCACGTGGACGCGCCGCTGCACAGCGGCCGGCTCTGCGAGGGCCGCCCGTCGCGCACGATCAGCGACTTCACCCTGGACGAGCTGTACCGGCCGGGGATGGTCCTGGACGTACGGCCCTGGGCCGAGCCCGGGGCGGCGATCGCGGTGAAGGCGCTGGAGCGGGCGGTCGAGGCGACGGGCCGGGAGATCGAGCCGGGCGACGCGGTGCTCATCCGCACCGGCCAGGAGCGCTATGCGCTGGGGCAGCCCGAGTACTTCGCCTACCCCGGCATGTCGGGCGAGGGCACCCGCTACCTCACCGGCCGGGGCGCCACCGTGCTGGGCACGGACGCCATCGGCTGGGACCGGCCGATCCCCGCGATGCGCCGGGCGTTCGAGGAGACCGGGGACCCGGCGCACATCTGGGACGGCCACTACGCCATCCAGGGCAAGGAGGCGCTGATCGTCCAGCAGCTGGTGAACCTGGCCGCGCTGCCGCCGACCGGCTTCATGGTGGGCTTCTTCCCGCTGAAGCTGACCGGTACGAGCGCGGCGCCCGCGCGGGCGGTGGCGTTCGTGGCCGAGTAA
- a CDS encoding AMP-binding protein, protein MTGSANIAALLHRTAGARPDAPAVCEGAAVLRDYRQLAGRARAVGAALRHTYGLAPGDRVALAMRNTPYYPEVLFGVWWAGLVATPMNAQLHPKEFAQQIDDCGARVCVATGELAGALREQGLGATVLTTVETLVRRAGQVPAGPPAEVRPGDPAWLFYTSGTTGRPKGATLTHRNVAAATECALTDIGPGIDAAFLHIAPLSHAGGLFGLATVARGRPQVFPRDGVVDAHTLDEALRAFGPAVFFAVPTMLRRLLDPALLPDGLLDRVHHVLYGGAPMYTADLRAAVARFGAERLWQGYGQGETPATITHLRPEDHTGTYDEALGRRLASVGRVRTGVEVRIVDADGVPVPPGTTGEVTVRGETVMAGYWNDPGATARALRGGWLHTGDLGRFDVDGYLTLVDRAKDLIIAGGSNIYPREVEEALLRHPAVAEAAVVGAPDPEWGELPVAFVVAVDGCPVTAAELEGHCLGELGRFKRPRAYRFVPALPKNSYGKVLKTELTGPIRPVPDAERERG, encoded by the coding sequence ATGACCGGTTCCGCGAACATCGCCGCCCTGCTGCACCGCACGGCCGGGGCGCGGCCGGACGCCCCGGCGGTCTGCGAGGGCGCCGCCGTCCTGCGCGACTACCGGCAGCTGGCCGGGCGCGCCCGGGCGGTGGGCGCCGCGCTGCGGCACACCTACGGGCTGGCTCCGGGCGACCGGGTGGCGCTGGCGATGCGCAACACGCCGTACTACCCGGAGGTCCTGTTCGGGGTGTGGTGGGCCGGGCTGGTGGCCACGCCGATGAACGCCCAGCTGCACCCCAAGGAGTTCGCCCAGCAGATCGACGACTGCGGGGCCCGGGTGTGCGTGGCCACCGGCGAACTGGCGGGCGCGCTGCGCGAACAGGGGCTCGGGGCCACGGTGCTGACCACCGTGGAGACGCTGGTGCGCCGCGCCGGGCAGGTCCCGGCCGGGCCGCCCGCCGAGGTGCGGCCCGGCGACCCCGCCTGGCTGTTCTACACGAGCGGCACCACCGGCCGCCCCAAGGGCGCCACCCTCACCCACCGCAATGTGGCGGCGGCCACCGAGTGCGCCCTCACCGACATCGGGCCCGGCATCGACGCCGCCTTCCTGCACATCGCGCCCCTGTCGCACGCGGGCGGGCTCTTCGGGCTGGCCACGGTCGCCCGGGGGCGGCCCCAGGTGTTCCCCCGCGACGGCGTGGTGGACGCGCACACCCTCGACGAGGCGCTGCGCGCGTTCGGGCCCGCGGTGTTCTTCGCGGTCCCCACGATGCTGCGCCGCCTCCTGGACCCGGCGCTGCTGCCGGACGGGCTGCTCGACCGGGTCCACCACGTCCTGTACGGCGGCGCGCCCATGTACACGGCCGATCTGCGCGCGGCCGTCGCCCGGTTCGGGGCCGAGCGCCTCTGGCAGGGGTACGGCCAGGGCGAGACGCCCGCCACCATCACCCATCTGCGCCCCGAGGACCACACGGGCACGTACGACGAGGCGCTGGGACGGCGTCTGGCGAGCGTGGGCCGGGTGCGCACCGGCGTGGAGGTGCGGATCGTGGACGCGGACGGCGTACCGGTGCCGCCCGGCACCACCGGCGAGGTGACGGTGCGGGGCGAGACGGTGATGGCGGGCTACTGGAACGATCCCGGGGCCACCGCCCGCGCCCTGCGCGGCGGTTGGCTGCACACCGGTGACCTGGGCCGGTTCGACGTCGACGGCTACCTCACCCTGGTCGACCGGGCCAAGGACCTGATCATCGCCGGGGGCTCCAACATCTATCCGCGCGAGGTGGAGGAGGCGCTGCTGCGCCATCCGGCGGTCGCCGAGGCCGCGGTGGTGGGCGCCCCCGACCCCGAGTGGGGCGAACTCCCGGTCGCCTTCGTGGTGGCGGTGGACGGCTGCCCGGTCACCGCCGCCGAGCTGGAGGGCCACTGCCTGGGCGAGCTGGGCCGGTTCAAGCGACCGCGCGCGTACCGCTTCGTGCCCGCGCTGCCCAAGAACTCCTACGGAAAGGTGCTCAAGACCGAACTGACGGGGCCGATCCGCCCGGTCCCGGACGCCGAACGTGAGAGAGGCTGA
- a CDS encoding thiolase family protein → MSEAYVLAVGRTPYGRFPELGVGALAAEALTLCLADGGARPSAIDGVFFANATQGALEGQHLIRGQVALRGSGLDGVPVFNVENACASGATAVHLAATAVRAGEMDVALALGAEKMYGADAERTREAFHGGLDVARWEAELKALREAAGAAAAPPGLRSVFMDVYAALAADHRRRHPECTPARLAAVTVKNRRHAALNPRATHRDPLTVEQVLAAREIAAPLTLPMCAPIGDGAAAALVCSASAVRRLGARRAVRIRASVVASGTGRELGDEARQITRRASDSAYERAGLGPGDVSLAEVHDATAVGEVLQLEALRLVGPGEGALAAERGETALGGRLPVNTSGGLECNGHPVGATGIGQVGELVAQLRGEAGARQVPDARIGLAENGGGFLGFEEAAAAVLVLEAPRGRHR, encoded by the coding sequence ATGAGCGAGGCATACGTCCTGGCCGTGGGCCGCACCCCGTACGGCAGGTTCCCGGAGCTCGGGGTCGGCGCGCTCGCGGCCGAGGCGCTGACGCTGTGCCTGGCCGACGGGGGCGCGCGGCCGTCCGCCATCGACGGGGTGTTCTTCGCCAACGCCACCCAAGGGGCCCTGGAGGGACAGCATCTGATACGAGGTCAGGTGGCCTTGCGGGGGAGCGGGCTGGACGGGGTGCCGGTCTTCAACGTGGAGAACGCCTGCGCCTCCGGTGCCACCGCCGTCCACCTCGCGGCCACGGCGGTCCGCGCGGGCGAGATGGACGTGGCGCTCGCCCTGGGCGCCGAGAAGATGTACGGGGCCGACGCGGAGCGCACCCGCGAGGCGTTCCACGGGGGCCTCGACGTCGCCCGCTGGGAGGCCGAACTCAAGGCGCTGCGGGAGGCCGCCGGGGCCGCCGCCGCCCCGCCCGGGCTGCGGTCGGTGTTCATGGACGTGTACGCGGCGCTCGCCGCCGACCACCGGCGGCGCCACCCCGAGTGCACCCCGGCGCGGCTCGCCGCCGTCACCGTCAAGAACCGGCGGCACGCCGCGCTCAACCCCCGCGCCACCCACCGCGATCCGCTCACCGTCGAGCAGGTGCTGGCCGCGCGCGAGATCGCGGCCCCGCTGACGCTCCCCATGTGCGCGCCCATCGGAGACGGCGCCGCGGCGGCCCTGGTGTGCTCGGCGTCGGCGGTGCGCCGGCTCGGCGCGCGCCGCGCCGTACGGATCCGGGCGAGCGTGGTCGCCTCCGGCACCGGGCGCGAACTGGGCGACGAGGCACGGCAGATCACCCGGCGCGCCTCGGACAGCGCCTACGAGCGGGCGGGCCTCGGACCCGGGGACGTCTCGCTCGCGGAAGTGCACGACGCCACCGCCGTCGGAGAGGTCCTCCAGCTCGAAGCGCTGCGGCTGGTGGGGCCCGGCGAGGGCGCGCTCGCCGCCGAGCGCGGCGAGACGGCGCTCGGCGGGCGGCTCCCGGTGAACACCTCCGGCGGCCTGGAGTGCAACGGCCACCCCGTCGGCGCCACCGGCATCGGGCAGGTGGGCGAGCTGGTCGCGCAGCTGCGCGGCGAGGCGGGCGCCCGGCAGGTGCCGGACGCCCGGATCGGGCTCGCGGAGAACGGCGGCGGGTTCCTGGGCTTCGAGGAGGCGGCTGCCGCCGTACTCGTCCTGGAGGCGCCGCGGGGGAGGCACCGATGA
- a CDS encoding fumarylacetoacetate hydrolase family protein gives MRLVTFERKSTPGRQCVGALLDGDATVLDLNSADPDDTAFDSMRALIDSGERGLDRARELCARRPGHSLLTRDAVRLRAPLPRPARLRDCGLFIAHLESGLRELARRQAAASEDPEGEFERLMASGRFDLNPLFRERVMYYTADHLSVSGPEDVITAPAGAQELDYELEFAAVVGRGGREVKPGAAGEHVFGYTVFNDWSARDLQVQLMRAGVGPCEGKDFAGSNTLGPCIVTRDELTDPYALTMTARVNGEEWSRGATDGMHHSFEDAIVQLSRDRAVHAGDVIGSGTVPSGTGFDLARSLKDGDVVELEVDRIGVLRNTVRIPAPAADRA, from the coding sequence ATGCGCCTGGTCACCTTCGAACGGAAGTCGACGCCCGGACGGCAGTGCGTCGGCGCGCTGCTGGACGGCGACGCCACTGTGCTCGACCTCAACTCGGCCGACCCCGACGACACGGCCTTCGACTCGATGCGCGCCCTGATCGACTCCGGCGAGCGCGGCCTCGACCGGGCCCGCGAGCTGTGTGCGCGCCGCCCCGGCCACAGCCTGCTCACCCGTGACGCCGTGCGGCTGCGGGCGCCCCTGCCCCGCCCGGCCCGGCTGCGGGACTGCGGCCTGTTCATCGCCCATCTGGAGTCCGGATTACGTGAGTTGGCCCGCCGCCAGGCGGCGGCCTCCGAGGACCCCGAGGGCGAGTTCGAGCGCTTGATGGCGAGCGGCCGGTTCGACCTCAACCCGCTCTTCCGCGAGCGGGTCATGTACTACACGGCCGACCACCTCTCGGTCAGCGGCCCCGAGGACGTGATCACGGCACCGGCCGGGGCGCAGGAGCTCGACTACGAGCTGGAGTTCGCGGCCGTGGTGGGCCGCGGCGGCCGGGAGGTGAAGCCGGGCGCGGCGGGGGAGCACGTCTTCGGCTACACCGTCTTCAACGACTGGAGCGCGCGCGACCTCCAGGTCCAGTTGATGCGGGCCGGTGTCGGGCCGTGCGAGGGCAAGGACTTCGCCGGGTCCAACACGCTGGGCCCGTGCATCGTCACCCGGGACGAGCTGACCGACCCGTACGCCCTGACCATGACCGCCCGGGTCAACGGCGAGGAGTGGTCGCGCGGCGCCACCGACGGGATGCACCACAGCTTCGAGGACGCGATCGTCCAGCTCAGCCGGGACCGGGCGGTGCACGCGGGAGACGTCATCGGCTCCGGCACCGTCCCCTCCGGCACCGGCTTCGACCTGGCCCGCTCCCTCAAGGACGGGGACGTGGTGGAGCTGGAGGTCGACCGGATCGGCGTGCTGCGCAACACCGTGCGCATCCCCGCGCCCGCCGCCGACCGCGCATGA
- a CDS encoding TetR/AcrR family transcriptional regulator, producing MAGRREESARESRRRLLEAATELVARAGPRAASVQAVADRAGISRGSVAWHFGSKDGLIVEVIEQAFGAAEEEYRRRLPASGPLSFGLLVDAHLAVMDAPCGRVFATVLPEVLRDAGPLRDAYVRGYEQTRRVWVGYLERIAAAAPGLPDAKSLASIVFGSGIGVHTLHHLDGLVDREGAFAALKQLFALATARAGAEPGGAAGA from the coding sequence ATGGCCGGTCGACGTGAGGAGTCCGCGCGGGAGAGCCGCCGCCGTCTGCTGGAGGCGGCCACCGAGCTGGTCGCCCGGGCGGGCCCGCGCGCCGCGTCCGTGCAGGCGGTGGCCGACCGGGCGGGCATCAGCCGGGGCTCGGTCGCCTGGCACTTCGGCTCCAAGGACGGGCTGATCGTCGAGGTCATCGAGCAGGCGTTCGGTGCGGCGGAGGAGGAGTACCGCCGACGGCTGCCCGCGTCCGGCCCGCTCTCCTTCGGCCTGCTCGTGGACGCGCACCTGGCGGTGATGGACGCGCCCTGCGGCCGGGTGTTCGCGACGGTGCTGCCCGAGGTGCTGCGCGACGCGGGGCCGCTGCGGGACGCCTACGTCCGGGGGTACGAGCAGACCCGCCGGGTCTGGGTCGGCTATCTGGAGCGGATCGCGGCGGCGGCCCCGGGCCTGCCGGACGCCAAGAGCCTGGCGTCGATCGTGTTCGGCAGCGGCATCGGTGTGCACACCCTGCACCACCTCGACGGCCTGGTGGACCGCGAGGGGGCGTTCGCCGCCCTCAAGCAGCTGTTCGCCCTGGCGACGGCCCGGGCGGGCGCGGAGCCGGGGGGCGCGGCCGGGGCGTGA
- a CDS encoding sugar transferase: MQQGGVASPFPPTRRPPANGTLGQSANDWEQRYRRAVITSDTLATALVVLSIGNFFGARDAANWHEKWGILTFGTELLVLATLTVSRAWAPAVLGQGAEEFRRLGRALFTAAVVLALGGIALTSRNIKLWIFVAIPAIGLTTMTARYLLRLRLHRQRKEGHCLRPVLAAGSPATVRDLITRTRKFPHLGWRVDAVCTTDGPRLDGEELDGVPVVGQLADVAGHVRRDRYRVVAVTPDPHWSPDRLQRLAWNLEGSDAEMVVAPVLMEVAGPRLHVDAVLGIPLLRVSMPTFTGGRRAVKGVVDRLGSALLIVLFAPLMLLVGLLVLADSRGGAFYRQRRVGKDGREFTILKFRTMVAGADRARAELADLNEGAGLLFKLRRDPRVTRVGAVLRRYSIDELPQLFNVLTGSMSLVGPRPPLPEESAAYGPDIRRRLLVKPGLTGLWQISGRSDLPWEEAVRLDLRYVEDWSLALDTVILWKTLRAVLYGQGAY, encoded by the coding sequence GTGCAACAGGGAGGAGTGGCCAGCCCGTTTCCACCGACGCGAAGACCGCCTGCGAACGGCACGCTCGGCCAGTCCGCGAACGACTGGGAACAGCGCTACCGCCGGGCCGTGATCACCAGCGACACCCTGGCCACCGCCTTGGTCGTCCTGTCGATCGGCAACTTCTTCGGGGCCCGCGACGCCGCCAACTGGCATGAGAAGTGGGGCATCCTCACCTTCGGCACCGAACTGCTGGTGCTGGCGACCCTGACGGTGAGCCGGGCGTGGGCGCCCGCCGTACTCGGCCAGGGCGCCGAGGAGTTCCGCCGGCTCGGCCGCGCGCTGTTCACCGCGGCCGTCGTGCTGGCGCTCGGCGGGATCGCCCTGACCTCGCGCAACATCAAGCTCTGGATCTTCGTCGCGATCCCCGCGATCGGGCTCACCACGATGACCGCGCGCTACCTCCTGCGGCTGCGGCTGCACCGGCAGCGCAAGGAGGGCCACTGCCTGCGCCCGGTCCTCGCCGCCGGAAGCCCGGCCACCGTACGCGACCTGATCACCCGCACCCGCAAGTTCCCGCACCTCGGCTGGCGGGTGGACGCCGTGTGCACCACGGACGGCCCCCGGCTCGACGGCGAGGAGCTGGACGGTGTGCCGGTCGTCGGCCAACTGGCCGACGTCGCGGGCCACGTCCGCCGCGACCGCTACCGGGTCGTGGCGGTCACCCCGGACCCGCACTGGTCACCGGACCGGCTCCAGCGGCTGGCCTGGAACCTGGAGGGCAGCGACGCCGAGATGGTCGTGGCACCCGTGCTGATGGAGGTGGCGGGCCCCCGGCTGCACGTGGACGCGGTGCTCGGGATCCCGCTGCTGCGGGTCAGCATGCCGACGTTCACCGGTGGCCGCCGGGCGGTCAAGGGGGTCGTCGACCGGCTGGGCTCCGCGCTCCTGATCGTGCTGTTCGCGCCGCTGATGCTGCTCGTGGGGCTGCTGGTGCTGGCGGACAGCCGGGGCGGCGCGTTCTACCGCCAGCGCCGAGTGGGCAAGGACGGGCGGGAGTTCACCATCCTCAAGTTCCGCACCATGGTCGCGGGAGCCGACCGGGCGCGCGCCGAGCTGGCCGACCTCAACGAGGGCGCCGGTCTGCTGTTCAAGCTCCGCCGCGACCCCCGGGTGACCCGGGTGGGGGCGGTGCTGCGCCGGTACTCGATCGACGAGCTCCCGCAGCTGTTCAACGTACTGACCGGGTCGATGTCGCTCGTCGGCCCGCGCCCCCCGCTGCCGGAGGAGTCCGCCGCGTACGGCCCGGACATCCGGCGGCGGCTGCTGGTCAAGCCCGGCCTCACCGGTCTGTGGCAGATCAGCGGACGCAGCGACCTGCCGTGGGAGGAGGCGGTCCGCCTCGACCTGCGGTACGTGGAGGACTGGTCGCTCGCCCTGGACACGGTGATCCTGTGGAAGACACTGCGTGCGGTGCTCTACGGGCAGGGGGCCTACTGA
- a CDS encoding nucleotide sugar dehydrogenase, whose translation MRISVFGLGYVGCVSAACLASMGHEVIGVDVNQVKVDLVNDGKAPVVEERIGELTAEVVRSGALRATRDVREAIRGSEVSLICVGTPSEANGSLCTTYLERVTEEIGAALAERGGRHTVVFRSTMLPGTCLNLLVPILEKSVGGTAGVDFGVAVNPEFLREGTSVKDFFDPPKTVIGELDAASGDAVLALYEGLPGEVFRVPVPTAEAIKYADNAFHGLKIGFANELGAVCQALGVDSHQVMDVFLADRKLNISPAYLRPGFAFGGSCLPKDLRSLVHAARRADVSVPILAHVLPSNSDHLQRAVDLVERTGKRRVGLFGLSFKPGTDDLRESPLVELAERLHGKGYDLRIYDANVSLSRLIGANREYIETRLPHLAQLLADSVDDVLGHAEVCLVGTGDPAVLSALPHGDGPLLIDLIRLPDADRRRAEPGYVGLAW comes from the coding sequence ATGAGAATCAGCGTTTTCGGGCTCGGCTACGTGGGCTGTGTGTCGGCCGCGTGCCTGGCCAGCATGGGGCACGAGGTCATCGGGGTGGACGTCAACCAGGTCAAGGTCGACCTGGTCAACGACGGCAAGGCACCGGTGGTCGAGGAGCGGATCGGCGAGCTCACCGCCGAGGTCGTGCGGAGCGGGGCGCTGCGCGCCACCCGCGACGTGCGCGAGGCGATCCGGGGCAGCGAGGTGTCCCTGATCTGTGTGGGCACCCCGTCGGAGGCCAACGGCAGCCTGTGCACGACCTACTTGGAGCGGGTGACCGAGGAGATCGGTGCCGCGCTGGCCGAGCGCGGCGGACGCCACACCGTGGTGTTCCGCAGCACCATGCTCCCGGGCACCTGTCTCAACCTGCTGGTGCCGATCCTGGAGAAGAGCGTCGGCGGCACGGCCGGGGTGGACTTCGGCGTCGCGGTCAACCCGGAGTTCCTGCGCGAGGGCACCAGCGTCAAGGACTTCTTCGACCCGCCCAAGACCGTCATCGGCGAACTGGACGCGGCCAGCGGCGACGCGGTGCTCGCGCTCTACGAGGGCCTGCCCGGCGAGGTGTTCCGGGTGCCGGTCCCGACGGCCGAGGCCATCAAGTACGCGGACAACGCCTTCCACGGTCTCAAGATCGGCTTCGCCAACGAGCTGGGCGCGGTGTGCCAGGCGCTCGGCGTGGACTCGCACCAGGTGATGGACGTCTTCCTGGCCGACCGCAAGCTGAACATCAGCCCCGCCTATCTGCGGCCCGGCTTCGCCTTCGGCGGCTCCTGCCTGCCCAAGGACCTGCGCAGCCTGGTCCACGCGGCCCGGCGCGCCGATGTCTCCGTCCCCATCCTCGCCCATGTGCTGCCCTCCAACTCCGACCACCTCCAGCGCGCGGTGGACCTGGTGGAGCGCACCGGCAAGCGCCGGGTGGGCCTGTTCGGGCTGTCGTTCAAACCCGGCACCGACGACCTGCGGGAGAGCCCGCTCGTCGAGCTGGCCGAGCGGCTCCACGGCAAGGGGTACGACCTGCGGATCTACGACGCCAATGTGAGCCTGTCCCGGCTGATCGGCGCCAACCGCGAGTACATCGAGACCCGGCTGCCGCACCTCGCGCAGCTGCTCGCGGACTCCGTCGACGACGTACTGGGGCACGCCGAGGTGTGTCTGGTCGGGACCGGGGACCCGGCCGTGCTCTCGGCGCTGCCGCACGGTGACGGCCCGCTGCTGATCGACCTCATCCGCCTTCCCGACGCCGACAGGCGCCGGGCCGAACCTGGGTACGTGGGCCTTGCTTGGTGA
- a CDS encoding glycosyltransferase family 4 protein: MLGDAIREDRRNRRALILVENLSVPFDRRVWQECTTLRDAGWEVHVICPRGSKRDTEAEAEIDGVRIHRYPLRAATGGPAGYLREYGTALWHTARLARKVGPVDVVHACNPPDLLFLPALWLKRRGARFVFDQHDLVPELYLSRFDRGQDLLYRGVCALERMTYRAADVVLATNESYRDVAVRRGGRRPQDVFVVRSAPQTDRFQPVPPEPELKRGKPHLLCYLGVMGPQDGVDYALRALAKLRDERGRTDWHAVFVGSGDAFDAMVELSGRLGLSDQVQFTGRIPDADLVRYLSTADVCLSPDPRNPLNNVSTMNKVLEYMAMGRPIVSFDLREARVSAGDAAVYASANDEAEFAGLIELLLDDPDRRARMGKTGQERIGGELSWRNSQTALLAAYTAACGDRAPVAAGGRARAGKRPRR, encoded by the coding sequence TTGCTTGGTGACGCAATACGTGAGGACCGGCGGAATCGGCGTGCGCTGATTCTGGTGGAGAACCTGTCGGTGCCGTTCGACCGGCGGGTGTGGCAGGAGTGCACGACCCTGCGCGACGCGGGCTGGGAGGTCCACGTCATCTGCCCCCGGGGCAGCAAGCGGGACACGGAGGCGGAGGCGGAGATCGACGGGGTGCGGATCCACCGCTACCCGCTGCGCGCCGCCACCGGCGGACCGGCCGGCTATCTGCGGGAGTACGGCACGGCGCTGTGGCACACGGCCCGGCTGGCCCGCAAGGTCGGCCCGGTCGACGTCGTCCACGCCTGCAACCCGCCGGACCTGCTGTTCCTGCCCGCGCTGTGGCTCAAGCGGCGCGGCGCCCGGTTCGTCTTCGACCAGCACGACCTGGTGCCCGAGCTGTACCTGTCCCGGTTCGACCGGGGCCAGGACCTGCTCTACCGGGGCGTGTGCGCGCTGGAGCGGATGACCTACCGGGCCGCCGACGTCGTGCTCGCCACCAACGAGAGCTACCGGGACGTCGCGGTGCGCCGGGGCGGGCGACGGCCGCAGGACGTCTTCGTGGTCCGCAGCGCGCCCCAGACCGACCGGTTCCAACCGGTGCCGCCCGAGCCGGAGTTGAAGCGCGGCAAACCGCATCTGCTCTGCTACCTCGGTGTCATGGGCCCCCAGGACGGCGTGGACTACGCCCTGCGGGCCCTGGCGAAGCTGCGCGACGAGCGCGGGCGGACCGACTGGCACGCCGTGTTCGTCGGCTCCGGCGACGCCTTCGACGCGATGGTGGAGCTCTCCGGGCGGCTCGGCCTCTCCGACCAGGTGCAGTTCACCGGGCGCATCCCGGACGCCGATCTGGTGCGCTACCTGTCCACCGCCGACGTGTGCCTCTCCCCCGACCCGCGCAACCCGCTCAACAACGTGTCGACCATGAACAAGGTCCTGGAGTACATGGCGATGGGCCGCCCGATCGTCTCGTTCGACCTGCGGGAGGCGCGGGTCTCCGCCGGTGACGCCGCCGTCTACGCGTCCGCCAACGACGAGGCCGAGTTCGCCGGGCTCATCGAGCTGCTCCTGGACGACCCGGACCGGCGGGCCCGGATGGGCAAGACCGGTCAGGAGCGGATCGGCGGCGAGCTCTCCTGGCGGAACTCGCAGACCGCGCTGCTCGCCGCGTACACCGCGGCCTGCGGCGACCGCGCCCCGGTGGCGGCGGGCGGCCGGGCCCGGGCAGGGAAGAGGCCGCGCCGTTGA
- a CDS encoding Wzz/FepE/Etk N-terminal domain-containing protein, with product MSDDTIRLVTVGRILRRRWRLLAVLTVLGALVGYGGSLLFPPRYTASVSVLLPGQWEERELLTQAEIATSSAVVDRAAATLGWSGVSGAELRSHVSAKAADGNILKISGTADNPGSSQRLADQVAQQFVSFAARLAGDSSEPDTAAGPDSLRQQVEQTNRRITELANAADPGRTVESVQARTELEKLRTALQEAMKKLDQVNPASSKAGMVVMGPAPRPTSEAPPTRTQLLVGGALLFLLLGIIGHLTAARMNRRLRSEGEITTALGSALLGAVDVLDERSAPRPESHGRRAVLRRLLGTDTRWDLPSPRLSGDEAGRQIRYRRVCDRLRERLPAPRRLLVVVPDGDETARRAAAELVAEAKNGPLLRVVDVTVSQPLVPDRDTESGAVVVLSPGSWTADELAGVAEACADAGHEVVGVVVATTVRARPARSPGRSPDDSAPALAVPGHAQGGNG from the coding sequence TTGAGCGACGACACCATCCGCCTGGTCACGGTGGGACGGATCCTCCGTCGGCGCTGGAGGCTCCTCGCCGTCCTCACCGTGCTGGGCGCGCTCGTCGGGTACGGCGGCTCGCTGCTGTTCCCGCCCCGCTACACCGCCTCCGTGTCGGTCCTGCTGCCCGGGCAGTGGGAGGAGCGCGAGCTCCTGACCCAGGCGGAGATCGCCACCAGCTCGGCGGTGGTGGACCGCGCCGCCGCCACGCTCGGCTGGTCCGGCGTCAGCGGCGCCGAACTGCGCTCCCATGTGAGCGCCAAGGCCGCCGACGGCAACATCCTCAAGATCTCCGGCACCGCCGACAACCCGGGAAGCTCGCAGCGGCTCGCCGACCAGGTGGCCCAGCAGTTCGTCTCGTTCGCCGCCCGGCTCGCGGGCGACAGCAGCGAACCGGACACCGCGGCCGGGCCCGATTCCCTGCGCCAGCAGGTGGAGCAGACCAACCGCCGCATCACCGAGCTGGCCAACGCGGCCGACCCCGGCCGGACCGTGGAGAGCGTGCAGGCCCGCACCGAACTCGAAAAACTGCGCACCGCGCTGCAAGAGGCCATGAAGAAACTGGACCAGGTGAACCCGGCGAGCAGCAAGGCCGGGATGGTCGTCATGGGGCCCGCGCCCCGGCCGACCAGCGAGGCCCCACCCACCCGCACCCAACTCCTCGTCGGCGGCGCGCTGCTGTTCCTGCTGCTCGGGATCATCGGTCATCTGACCGCCGCGCGGATGAACCGGCGGCTGCGCTCCGAAGGGGAGATCACCACCGCGCTGGGCTCGGCGCTGCTGGGCGCCGTCGACGTGCTCGACGAGCGGTCCGCGCCCCGGCCGGAGAGCCACGGCCGCCGGGCCGTGCTGCGCCGGCTGCTCGGCACCGACACCCGGTGGGACCTGCCCAGCCCCCGGCTCTCCGGCGACGAGGCGGGCAGACAGATCCGCTACCGGCGGGTGTGCGACCGCCTGCGGGAGCGACTGCCCGCGCCCCGGCGGCTGCTGGTCGTCGTCCCCGACGGCGACGAGACCGCCCGCCGGGCGGCGGCGGAGCTGGTCGCCGAGGCGAAGAACGGCCCTCTGCTGCGGGTGGTGGACGTCACCGTGTCCCAGCCTCTGGTGCCGGACCGCGACACCGAGTCCGGTGCCGTGGTCGTGCTCAGCCCCGGCAGCTGGACCGCGGACGAGCTCGCCGGTGTCGCGGAGGCGTGCGCCGACGCGGGGCACGAGGTCGTCGGCGTCGTCGTCGCCACCACGGTCCGGGCCCGTCCGGCGCGGTCGCCCGGCCGGTCGCCGGACGACAGCGCTCCGGCGCTCGCGGTTCCCGGCCACGCGCAGGGGGGGAACGGGTGA